The DNA window GGCCTTCATAAATTTGATGTTATAAGTGTGATCCTATAATAAAGGATTTCTACCGTACATAGAACTTTACCTGTGGTGAGGTGAAATTTCATCCacatattttttctgtaaaaatattattatttagcaatattttctaaaaacagtctaaaagttttttctaatttgtgcTGCCTATAGCTCTGACCAGTTTTGATagatttaattcaaattttgagataaGAATATTAATTTGGGTTGATTCTGTTATACAAATTACTTTATTAGTtgaatctacagggtgatacTTTTTATAGAATGAGATATCCTTAACCTTATACGAAGTTTAGCAGATTAGAAATtaactttcaaatatttcatcatTTGGCTTTAAAGCTACAAATGGCAGTTTATAACATTCCAGAGGGGTCCTGGTGGTGACAGAAATGATCTAAATTCTAATCATCAAGAGTTTAGAGGAAGAGGACGTGGCAGAGGTGGATTCCGAGGGGGACGTGGAGGTGGTGAAGGTGGTCGTGGGGGAAATCAAGATGATTTAGGTGATGGAGAAGGTGGTGGTTTTCGTAGAGGTCCTATTGACAAGGTAGCAGATAGAATATCGTCATTCCAAGGACCCACTTTTGACTTGCCTCCAATTGATgtgcatgaaaaaaaatttaatggtagAAACCGCTTGTACCTGGGAAACATTTCTAATGAAGTTAATGATGAGGATCTGGCGGAGCTTTTCAAACCTTACGGAGAAACTgctgaaatttttcttaacaaGGAGAAGAACTTTGGGTTCATTAAGTTAGATTATCATGCAAATGCTGAAAAAGCAAAGAGAGAATTGGATGGAACAATGTTGAAGGGtagaactttaaaaatcaGATTTGCTCCCAACAGCGCCACTATCAAAGTGAAGAATTTAACTCCATATGTTACAAATGAGCTTCTATATTTCGCCTTCAGTCCATTTGGAGAGATTGAAAAAGCTCACGTAGGTGTTGATGAAAGGGGAAAGCCTACAGGTGAAGGTTATATTCATTTTGCGAGAAAGTTTTCGGCCACTACAGCTATTAAGAAATGTAGTGAAGGATGCTATTTCTTGTCTACATCTCTTCAACCTGTAATAGTTGAAGCATTTGAAGTTGTTGATGACATTGATGGGTACTCTGACAAGAACATAAACAGGAAACATCCGGAGTTTTTAAAAGAGCGTGAGCATCCTCCTAGACTCGCCCATCTCAAcagttttgaatttgaatatggTCAAAGATGGAAGGCTCTTTTTGAACTTCATCAGCAAAAAGAAGAGGCTTTAAAGAAAGAGCTGCAGCTTGAGAAAGAAAAGCTGATTGCTCAGATGGAGTATGCTAAATATGAGCATGAAACTGAGTTGCTGAGGAATCAATTGAGAGCGCGTGAGTTGGATAAGGAACGTCAGAAGCGGGAATGGGAAATGAAGGAACGCATGGCCGAAGAAGAACGTGTCCGACAAGAAGATGTGATGCGAAGGCAGCAAGAGGAGCTTGAAGCTAGAATGATGGCTTCCCAGGAAGATATGAGACGCAGGCAGCAAGAGAACAACTTGTTTTTGCAGGCTCACAACTTGGACAGTCTTCTTGACCAGCAGGAACAAGCATTTGATCAACCTAGCTATGGAGGAGTGAATGATAATagtaagtttattattatcgaTGTTTTAAGGATATAGTTATAATGCCGTGCTTCTTAATTTCAGTGGGCGGAGGAGTTGATATGGTAAGTGTTTCCTTCATAAAAGCGAATCCatggataaataaatataatagaaAAGTCACTGAAAGTAGAAAATATTTGGACCAAATGTTGAAAAAGCTGAGCTTAATAAGCTTCATATTAGACGAAATTGCAATTCCACTATTAAATGCCTTATCGGTATTTAGCTGTtagttttgaaactttcagCACATTTTCGTGCAAAACTGTATTGAATACGTGAAAATACGACcatcaatatttgagaatacATATACTGTgctattttcattattctgAAAAATCAGACTTTACTTTATGATGTTATCACTTTCAACAAATTAGGTGAAAATAGGATAGTTACAAAATGACATGTTTGGGGTgggatattttattatctattGCGGCAAACCTTATTGTTTGGGGAGCTCCACTGCAGACACacaatatttgaataatttcttatTACATTTATGTCGTTTTTGCATTGaaacttgttgaaattttaaaacccATACTGCTTTTTATTGGTAAGGCTCCTTTTGTGTTTACATACCGATTGTCTCTTTAAAGTTGCCTTTCTGCTTGTTGTTGATCTAGTGTTTTAAAAAGCTATTTGATTGACAATCTGATTTACAATGATCTGATCAATTATTCATCTTAGATTCCGTCATGTGGGTTTAGCCCTCGGTTTAGTCCAAACGGTTGGTCTCAACAGCAATATATATTATTCCCATGAATTACAACTAACAGTAGCTGGTTTGAGCTAACTAGTGTATATATTAACTTGCGTTCAAAACTGGAAATGCATATTGAATATATGAACTAATGTTTGTGATACAAGTTTAAATATatgaattatattttaatgctCTATTGTAAATGAATAAACGACATTTTCGAGACCACCATAGTTCTTCTATAAGTGGTCCAAATTTGATAGTTTAAGGTCGAGTTAGAATTATGGGGAAGATGTTCTGGATGAATCTGGAACATTTCTTCCTTaacatttaaacaatttataaggacaaacttaataaaaattgtcctCAACTTAAAGATTGAGCATTGGTCAGAATTTACTGCAAATGGCGCAGTTTGCAgccataattatttttaatgaattgagCGGTGTTTTGTTGCTATTTTAAGACTTAAGTTCCTTGAAATATGAATTATGTTGAAAAACTTGGGAATCCTTTTCATACAACGAGGATCGGCTGTGCTTGCTTGGTTAGACAGACAAGTCTCCTTGAAACTACTAAAACTTCTGAATCCCTTGGTTTTGTTATTTCGTTTCCTTGGTTTTCTTATCAATTCGATATGTGTCCTAGGTCTACATGTCTGGTAGTTTTACGCCTTCATATATGAGGAATTATTTACCAATTGAACAAAACTATTACTTATTGTGTGTATCTTAAAAACTATACGTGATatacaattacaaaaatgagAACTAAATATATTGCAAaggttttgaaaattcttcgaTATAACTACTTATAACCACTATTAACAAGATCAACAACGTAGATGCATCTTTTTTAAGAGACAATTCGGATATGCTTTGCtgtaaatattcatattgCTGTGGGCAACCAGGTCTTGACATTGTGGTGCTCATTCATCGGCATCCTGAATTTAGCTTTAGGTTTTTAGGTCATATTTGTCACACCTTCGGTTTATTGATCTGggttggtccacatttgattaatttggccCGAACGAAGACAATGAGCCGAGCGCTCAgggataaataaaatgaacaaCTTAAACAACAATTCGGTACCTTCAATGCGTTTGCTGTGTTCAGTCAGTTCCCATTTCcctctattttttatttggaatttcaacataattttttaaaggtattgTTCAGGTTTAGCAAAGTAAATATGTACCAACAAATTCAGTACGTATAAGTATAATGATTTCTGCTGAATGATACATTACCCTTTAAATAGAGTGGAGTGAAAGCTGATGCTCAGAGTTTCCACCTGTTACATAACTGTTACTTGTGTTGGATAAGCCAATTGTGATATGCCGGCTTTGCAAACCATGCAACCTTCCCACACCTGGGGTCCCCATAACTCTCCCTAGTTCCTTAGCCAATTTTTGCACTTGTCATAATACTCAAGTTACACAACATAGAATACACCTCGCAGTTTACTACAAACATCGCTCCATGCTTCAAATATAAGTTTCATTATAGATGCGTCCAGTGGTACCAAacttcgatatatttttgtaacgaATTCACGACTGAACAAGCTGCCTATTCTGCGTTAATGGTTCTGATGTTCTCTCTTTTTTGGATCTCTTGATCTgtactgtattttttttatattctccGTTACATTTATTACGATCTTCCAAAGAAGTTTCGTCCCCATATTGCATGTCTTCTAACATCTCCCCCAGTGTctgaaaaaaggatttttgtaTCTTCGAGTTAGTCCTCTTATGTCAAGGCAATTATCCGGAGATCACTGTCACGGTCTCTTGTAGTGTTATTCCAAAACGCTGAAACATGCaaacaatatattataaataatttgtgtcgaacgttttctttaatttagtGCTTCATGCCATGATGTACAGTTGGTTTCTGTAGCAACAGATTCTAGAAAATTTCTATTACATCTTCTTTTTACCCTACTACTTAAGGTTCAGTTGGTTATTGAGCCATCTTCGTGCTTCTCCACAAATTTAACTATAAATCTAACACAATGAGTTTGGTTAATCATCCTTGCAAGTGTCAATCCCTCTTTGACACTGTCAGAGATATTTGACGTACCGATCAGGGTTTTTGATAACTGCAATCAACTCTGCGTGGAGGTCTGTTTGCGCAAGCTACCATTTTGGCCTTTGTAAGAGGTGTAGACATTTTCGTGCTTATACCGTCTCAAGAAGTAACAGTTACTGTTGTCGCCACCTGTGTATAAATGATGGTGTTTGCCGCCGGACGGCCTTTTTAAAATCGGTCGCTGAgtgaaaataatgtttcttaATTCAACCTCTGTAGGGCTCAATGCAAGCTCTTCAGAACAACTCTGTGTTTTCAGGCCTACATCCGACTTGTGGTCATCGCATTTTCACGCTTATTGAACGCTCCAGCGAGATCAGTAACATCCTTTAGGGTTTCACAGAAAGTGTAaggtaaatgaaaatatttttcgtggtTCTCATCTATTTCCCTGGAAAAATTgaacacaaaaaacaaatatacgGATTTGTTTTTTGCCGCAATTGTGCTACATGAAGCTTGCGCCGAAGAgtcaaattttatgtttgacatcaacaataataattcgcCGAACACTTGAAACCTTTATAGAGCAAGATAGTTTTACCGTCATTGCTCGGAAAAAAGTCGGGCGCGCTTTGTCCGGCTCGATGAAACGAATACACCATATGAATTTCAGTTGTTTAGCTCGTTTGTTCGGGTCAAAATGTTTAGATGTGGACCCCTTTATATTAGAACTAGTTTTTCTGGAAACGTTTTAGTTGAATTCCACAGCGACAGTCTCATTAAGTTTTTTCATGGagtttcattaataatttttcatttctcatGTGCTAGTCGTGATCCTgcacaattaattaaatttaagctATAGTTTTCTAAGCAATGTTCATTTCTCTCCCTCCTATGAATATTACCAATAATACCCTACGATATGTATGCCTAAAAATCGAAGGGAAATTCGAGATACGATTGACTTAATATGTTTAACATAATGTGTGACGGAGGGTCGAATGGAATATAGTGAACTATAACAACCTTTATTATAATGTCACAACAGGAACCGAAACAATTCATGAGCTCTTATGAGCGTCACAACCGTTACGAAGGACGTGAAGGCCAGGGTAGGGCCTCGAACGCTGGAAGAGGCCACTGGGTCAGCGATAACAGACGCGCCGGCAATCAAGATGATTATCAGAGCAAACGTCGTAGGTTTTAAGGGATTCCTTCAATTTCAACATTGCCCCTTAATTTGGTTTTAAGGCAGGGCGCCCCATCAGTATGTAGCAATCATAAACCGATTCCTTGCTTCTATGTAGTCGAGTCTTGCGATTAATCTTTCGAGATTTCGGCTTGCCATTCCCTCTTTTTGACTAAATGATActcaaaattggttaaatgaTGCGGATAATCTACTCCCTGCTCATAAAGGAGAATTTGGGGCGattattcaaagaaaaaagacTCAACATTCCATAGCAACCTTAAATGCATGCAAAAGGTTATGGGCGCCCTGATTAACTATTGGTACTCAGTCATGGACTGAACATTAGAATTAACAAGTTTTCTTCGGAAAAACAATCCCCCACGCGTTTCCTAGTTACTagcagaaaaagaaattaatttatcccAAATAGTCGGATTCTAATGCATTGTCTTggaaaaacagttttataaTTATGTAGAAGtccagataatttttttagtagttTTGTGTGGCTATAATGTAATCAATATATGACCTAGAATGTGGACGTTTAAGTGTTATTTAGTATGAACCCTATTTCAACCCGTTTGAGCTACAATTGCTTTGCATTGAGCATTGTAAACACTGAGGATTTTCAAgcttgtttttctttattacaattgattttttatctaGTTCAAGGTTCAGTTAGTCCTAGTGTCATGATGATTTTTCATCTGTTACCTTCCTGGTTTGCGTAAATGCCGAAATTTCGTTCGGAACGAATATCAGGTTCTGGTGTTGTCATTGAACAAAATTcgtaagaaaaatgttttactatgtctttaatgttttttctcCCTTTTGGCCCCcagaatatatatattttatcgaGTTCTAATTTCGATCTCCTCATTCACGGTGAGTGAAAACTGTTTGATATTGAGATAGTCGACGGTTTAGGACCAATGTATCTTCGGCAATCTTCACTCttcttttattataattttggcGATGTTACCATAGCGTTTCGgaagatatatatatatatatatatatatatatatagggcTCTGTTTGGATAATGATGTCTTGATTTTACCCCCTAAGATGGACTTCCAAAAATGAGGGTCAAGAGCCAGTATCTAGGCTAAGAGTATATAATGAAGAATAGTATTTCGAGTATGGTGCTGCTTTGTTGCAACATCAACATTGATtgaatatttccttaaaactGACCAGATGAGTGATTAGCTTTTTCTACAGCactattttttactatttacttttggatttttaatgGTTTCCGTGGAATTGAATAGAAAACTAAATGAATTAGGATtccttaattttcattaattaaattttggccTAAAAATATCTCCACGCGTTGAAACAATGGGTAACTACAATTTTGAGCGTTTCCTGAAGTATTTCTATTGGAGTAGATGCCTATTAATATTCGAATCTTTGCTGATGGCATTTCTGATTGTTTCTATcgatattttgcaaattcatGAAGATAAGAACGTGGGGAAAGTGTGGCGCCTACATTCTGTAGCCAATTAAAATCTGGACCTTTGGTTTCCATAtcaactgtaaaaaaaatcaggttTTGGACTATTTTTCCAGTAAAATGaaatggaaatggaaattaGTCCAGTTTGtcatatattaaattttttgtatacttttcatttatatcaaaaaatttcgaagtttGCTTGATATGAAAAATCAGCTAAATTtcctttatattaaaattaattgaagtttTCAGCTTTACTTGTGTAAAGTTGTTAATATTCGAAAATATAagatatatttaaatgatttacGTTGGGTTTGTGTAACTAATGAGttggaaaattgcattttatattAGAATGCGCGGAGTCATTAGGATTCTCTACTTCatgtcaaatttaaattgtttctttcaattttagttGATTAGAGCTGttagaaaatggaaatataagatatttttccattatttatatTGGGTTTTTGTAACTAGATTTAAAAAcgtgatattttattttactgaaaaacgTTTACATACAAGTATATGTAAGATATAAATTTCATGCCACCAAATAAAGGTGAGGTGACATTTTCTAACCCAATACACCTGGTGCTTTTTGGGAACTTTTCTTTCGCATTcgaattttttagaaaaaattatatccttGGAATATTGCAAGTAAAGATGGACAACTTTTAACTTCCAAAAATCTATTAGTTAAgttcattattttatatattaacgGGTGCGATAAACTTATCTCGATAAACAATTGACTCAATGCTTTCCTATTGGACGGTCAACAAAGGTTTGCGAATTTCATTGTGTAATTCTAAATAAGTtgtaaagtaattaaaatttttatcgtatAATACAGGAGTAAGGTGTCAAATTTCCAAAGAAGACAAAAGCCATATAATATGTGGGAAAgctttatatttacaatagaTTGAAGCTTCGAAGCTGTTTCTGGAGAACAATCAAGCTATGTTGCTACTAATAACAAAAGAAACTGCAAGTACGAATAACAATAGGAAATTTGtgagataaaaataatttaatacatCACTGAGAGCAGATCCTGGCCGCTTCCAGAGGACGGAGGACTAGTTGccgaacaaaaatatattttcatgtaaaaaaatgaaattaacatttaagctattcttacattaaaaaatcaagcaAATATTTTCTACGACAGTCATTATCAGATGATAAGTTTGTATAGGTAAGTATCTAAATTATCTACCAGTCTAAAGCAtccaaatacaaaaaatcTAGTCATTGGCATAgtcgaaaatatattaaaatatgtatttttgctttatatATTCTTTGGTACGGTTCTACAACATTAAATTTACGGGTTGTTGTAGGACTTGATTACACATTGTACTTCAGAtgagtttaaatttgataatgtGCATTTGCTGATGAACCAGTCTTGCCTTATTCTTTTATTGAAACATCCTTTGCTTTATTTCGTTTTGAATGAATGTGATCTGATTGTTTGCGGCTGAATTGCAATGAGTAAACGCTTAACGAATTTCAAATTGTGTAGTacggaaaaaaatgaaaattagaaaCCAACATCTTAAGACAAGCTTTGAGCAAAAGTTGCGATTAATATGTTGCCTGCAGCTGAAAAATTGAAGCCCTTCCAGCCATAAACACATTATGATAAGCAGGACACAACCATCCTCTCAAGTAGATACTTAACACATCTTCTTGAATTCCATTGATTTTGTCATAATACGACGGATTACCATGACTTTGATTTTGCCGAAACTATTCTGATTGCAGTATAGGATTGAAGAACAAACCTACTTCGTGTACTAGGTATCTACCTAATATTCTCAGGTATACTGTTATTATatttgttgtttataaatagCGAAGTACACTAATTCACTGTTTTGTTCGATCGACGAAATTTGTATTGATTAAGATACAAAGggtaaaactgaaaaaatatatatcgtGCCAcgtgattaaaaaataatagctaatttaaattattggcttcaatggaaattatttatttttccaattattcaTATATCACCAACTATAAGCAACTGATCATAGTCGAGAATTTTCTAGACTAAGATAACGTATAGTTCTGAacgaaaatcttaaaattcgCCGTTTTTTGATAGTCGCGAACATCattaaaaatgtgatataAGTAGTTACTATAGTACTTATGGTAAAACTAAAGAATTGAGTTTCATGGGATACCTACCAACAATTCCTTATTGTTCCAAAATAACTAAAACAAAAGGGCTTAAATGACATCcagaatttattttcatttatcatCTAGAATTactatttgtaaatatttaatgttgtTTGTGCCCTATGTAACTAGCATTATTAAGATTGGATGATTACTAAAAACATTGAACATACCTATAATCATCGATCGAATTCAGCATAAATAAGATTcaatacattgataaaataacaatttatttaaaaaaaaatattgttattcaTAACTCTGTGCGGCTacatctatttttatttcacctGGGCTTTGTTTCCTATTTGATTTCATAGGAAATAGACTTAGTGGGAACAGAGTTTCAGTGTTTGACAAAATTCATTGGACTAACTTACCCTTTGGCTTCACAGGGTTGGACAAAGGTGACGCACTTACTGCTGAATCTTAAGTATTACCTGCTTCGGTAAGGCTTGAAGTATGCATTTTTATCCAGATTTCAGGTGGTTTGTTATAGGTGTAGTTTGGTTGCTACTTGAGTGAGTAAACCTGTGGAGTTTTCTAAGCATATTGAAAACAAGGGAAAAAATCGGGTGTGAGAAATTGCAGCAGGAAAAACAAAACCCATCGGTAGATGGCTCAGTGGTAACGTAAATAGCAATTAATATGTGACTGGAAGTAGTTTTAAGGTCTCTTTTGTGATGTAGGTCATTGTGGCTGTGATAATGGAAGACACCATCAGCCTTTGAAACGTCTCGAGGAGTTAACAAGAATAAATATTGTAGTActaattttggttttattttaacttgaaCGGTGCAGAACTTAGTATGTACTAAGTATTCACGCCCATTTATATAGGTACTTCAATTTCAAGTTCGTCAACATCaggacaataaaaaaattgacatatcTGGGGAAATTCAGTTATGTTTGAATTTAGAATATAACCGAACGTGTATAGATATCTGAATTGGAGTTGCCTAGTTCTGGTTcatatagtaaaaaaaaattgaatggtaGAAAAGTACGTTAagtcaaaaattaataggtAATTTTGGAAAGCAGTGATTTTAGGACGTGCCCTTACGTGAGTCTTataattaagtattttaaaGCTGACGAGTAGAGGGTCTCTTCCTGGAAATAAGCAAGTGCGTTTACGTTTTAGGTACagatttgaatgaaaattccGCATATGCTATGCATAAACAGGCTTTCACTGACTAGGATTAATAGAGATTGTCTAGATGTTCTGCAggtttttttgtgtaaaatagTAATACATCTAGCTCCAACGATGGAAATTCTCTGGAGTTATCCATATCAATTTGAagtgttaataattttgaggTCATTGTTAATAGTATAAGTTAACTAAGTAATTTTGATTTAACTCTAAACTAAGTTTCAGTATAGGTAACAAAGGATCATTAAAAGTAAGTTTTAAGTATAAtaccataaatttttaaacattttacacAGTGTTTAATTCCAGCACAAAAAGCTCCGCGCGTTTGCCTTTCActaatttaaaactgtttttgacTAAGAGCGATAATTATTACTCAACTAAacgaaaatggaaatgtggaagaaaattaacatggaggtcttcagtattttaatgaaaaccgcCCATGTAGCATTTGATTATGAATAAGTATGTAATCGGTCTAGCTCTTTTTTTGCTGAATATCTTTGGTTAATATGATTTGCATAGTATTTCATCCTAAATTAGTCAATTTGACCTtaataaaagttcaaaatattttataatacagTTCTTTCCTTCGATGTCTTGCTATAGACAAGTCGAGTATGCCACACTCTATCTTACTTAAATCCTAGGTATTTTTAGTACATGAAggcaaatttattataaacgaAAGGAGTTTTATAGCGCATGTATTTGTTAACTATTTTCGAACTGATGCTGTAAGCCTTGCACTGaattctaatatttttaaacatgttATTTGGATGCGATTAACGGAACAAAAATTTCGGAACTGTTCTGAGGGATTACTCTCAAagtgttattaaattaaaaccgtATTCTAATTGGCTTtagaaaatactttaaaagaatttttaatgtgcaATAAATGAAGTTATCATGTTTTTGATGTTCAAGTATGAAAGTAATCTCAATCAAATTCAAGGATACCGGGCTGATTGGAAATTTAGAAGAAATTCGACCAACCATGAATTTTAGCCGTGAGTATTGTGGTTAGGTTAATCAGAACTAATCTGATCAAAATTTGGAAGACGGCTTAATTAGTTGAACACGAATATTTGTTTAGTTTATAACAGGTATAACCTAACCAAACCATGAGTTATGAACTCTGGTATGTTTAAAAGATGATTTTTTGAGTTTGTAAGTAGTACTATCTAATGCAGAGTTTTCAAACATTTCCCACGTTTATTGAGCAAATTTGTTGACTTTTTGGccttaaatttcattaaacccTTATGTCTCCAAAATTGCGATTTCATGACACCGTTATTTTTCCAGCCATTTTTGACTTACACTTAAGTCATTTACAACGGCGCAAGTCACAACTTGGCAACAAGACACCAGCTGATAAGTTTaagaattaataaacattCTGACGCGCATGCACATAGAAGAgaggaaaaatttaatgtgaCCTCACCTCAAGTAACCAAAACAACAAGTAAATGAGACCTCCAGTTTTAACAATTTCTGCTTCCGCGGTTTACAGATAGCCTTCTATAgatattaatgaaatatcGCCAGCATAGTGTAATTGTGATTTTCCTGAATGTTTGTGGCAGCCAGTTGCCAGGCATTTTTTCCACAAATCTGGAGCTAAAATGACATTGATAAAGAATAATTACTATTTCTCTCAATTAGGACATATTTCCCCTGGTTTCTGCGATAAGGCGCATTATCAGTGACCCTTAAGAGATAAATGACCCTCAGTAGTAGTGCGCATTATAAAACCATGGGTTTCAAAGTAGCATGGCCAATTGTACAGTTCTAAGCTTCTGCTTAACAGCGACagtgtttaaaaatttcaataaaatttaatttgctcaCTTATCGCCGACCTAACAGTGCTCTAACAGTGTTTTAGTTACCAATTAACCCAAACTTGTGTTGTGGTACTTTATTTTCTCAACCTGGCTGCTGAGGGAGGAATGCTGAGGTCGCCTAAGGACTGTCTGGGACTGCGTGTTCGTCTTAACTCCTTACATCAGACCTGGAAGTGGTTGCACCAGACAATCAGCCTTCACGATTATCTCATCTCCTTAACATCAGGATCTAAAAACGCCTGTTCGAAGTATAGTCTGGGGACACATTGAGTTGCTTAAAAAGGTCATAACATTTGCCAAACAATATTGACAAGTATTCGCTGTATTCAGTAACTTAGAGACTTCGTTTGCATACTATACCAAAATGGCTCTTCTTAAAAGCTCCTGCGGTAGAATGGGCACTGCCTTAAGATACCTCAACTCCCGCTCTTATGCCATGCAGGCAAAACTTGAatctaacattaaaaaatctgtGTATATATCCCAGTCGACTGACATCTACACCAATTTAGCTTTGGAAGAATGGCtttataagaattttgacTTCCATAA is part of the Euwallacea fornicatus isolate EFF26 chromosome 33, ASM4011564v1, whole genome shotgun sequence genome and encodes:
- the LOC136348510 gene encoding protein no-on-transient A-like isoform X2; protein product: MAEQPEIKNVVKQEGSEENREPSGNSNFGGPQRRGRGGSRFSGGRGGGNQNFSGEMSEQPLEIEPPAGLKQENVDQIGNDGGPNFGGMRRGRGGGSRFSNGPGHQRGGFRNRGPGGDRNDLNSNHQEFRGRGRGRGGFRGGRGGGEGGRGGNQDDLGDGEGGGFRRGPIDKVADRISSFQGPTFDLPPIDVHEKKFNGRNRLYLGNISNEVNDEDLAELFKPYGETAEIFLNKEKNFGFIKLDYHANAEKAKRELDGTMLKGRTLKIRFAPNSATIKVKNLTPYVTNELLYFAFSPFGEIEKAHVGVDERGKPTGEGYIHFARKFSATTAIKKCSEGCYFLSTSLQPVIVEAFEVVDDIDGYSDKNINRKHPEFLKEREHPPRLAHLNSFEFEYGQRWKALFELHQQKEEALKKELQLEKEKLIAQMEYAKYEHETELLRNQLRARELDKERQKREWEMKERMAEEERVRQEDVMRRQQEELEARMMASQEDMRRRQQENNLFLQAHNLDSLLDQQEQAFDQPSYGGVNDNMGGGVDMGWTKVTHLLLNLKYYLLRCSLVAT
- the LOC136348510 gene encoding protein no-on-transient A-like isoform X3: MSEQPLEIEPPAGLKQENVDQIGNDGGPNFGGMRRGRGGGSRFSNGPGHQRGGFRNRGPGGDRNDLNSNHQEFRGRGRGRGGFRGGRGGGEGGRGGNQDDLGDGEGGGFRRGPIDKVADRISSFQGPTFDLPPIDVHEKKFNGRNRLYLGNISNEVNDEDLAELFKPYGETAEIFLNKEKNFGFIKLDYHANAEKAKRELDGTMLKGRTLKIRFAPNSATIKVKNLTPYVTNELLYFAFSPFGEIEKAHVGVDERGKPTGEGYIHFARKFSATTAIKKCSEGCYFLSTSLQPVIVEAFEVVDDIDGYSDKNINRKHPEFLKEREHPPRLAHLNSFEFEYGQRWKALFELHQQKEEALKKELQLEKEKLIAQMEYAKYEHETELLRNQLRARELDKERQKREWEMKERMAEEERVRQEDVMRRQQEELEARMMASQEDMRRRQQENNLFLQAHNLDSLLDQQEQAFDQPSYGGVNDNMGGGVDMEPKQFMSSYERHNRYEGREGQGRASNAGRGHWVSDNRRAGNQDDYQSKRRRF
- the LOC136348510 gene encoding hrp65 protein-like isoform X1 yields the protein MAEQPEIKNVVKQEGSEENREPSGNSNFGGPQRRGRGGSRFSGGRGGGNQNFSGEMSEQPLEIEPPAGLKQENVDQIGNDGGPNFGGMRRGRGGGSRFSNGPGHQRGGFRNRGPGGDRNDLNSNHQEFRGRGRGRGGFRGGRGGGEGGRGGNQDDLGDGEGGGFRRGPIDKVADRISSFQGPTFDLPPIDVHEKKFNGRNRLYLGNISNEVNDEDLAELFKPYGETAEIFLNKEKNFGFIKLDYHANAEKAKRELDGTMLKGRTLKIRFAPNSATIKVKNLTPYVTNELLYFAFSPFGEIEKAHVGVDERGKPTGEGYIHFARKFSATTAIKKCSEGCYFLSTSLQPVIVEAFEVVDDIDGYSDKNINRKHPEFLKEREHPPRLAHLNSFEFEYGQRWKALFELHQQKEEALKKELQLEKEKLIAQMEYAKYEHETELLRNQLRARELDKERQKREWEMKERMAEEERVRQEDVMRRQQEELEARMMASQEDMRRRQQENNLFLQAHNLDSLLDQQEQAFDQPSYGGVNDNMGGGVDMEPKQFMSSYERHNRYEGREGQGRASNAGRGHWVSDNRRAGNQDDYQSKRRRF